Below is a window of Undibacterium sp. YM2 DNA.
TATTCTGCTGGCAGTGCGGGCTCATTTCTGGATTTCTTGCTGTTCTGTACCAGCAGGAGCTGGCAGTCGTGATCAGAGAATCCGGCAAACTGCAGCTTGCCAAAATAGGCGAATGAGGCGCGTTGCGATGGGCCTATGTGGGCTTGTATGCAGCCCATATTGGCGGGTACTTTTTGTGCCAGCTCTTTGGCCAGTGGTGCATAGCTGACCTTTTGATTGACCCATGGCAGCCCCAGGCTTTGTATCAGCAGCCAGCACAGGATCACACCACCGCTGGACAAGACAACTGCACGCCACAAGACCGCAGGTTGCCTGGATATGCGCCAATATACGAGGCGGAACCAGGCGACGGTCGCTGCCAGGGCAATGATGAAGGCAAAGACGCTGAAGCTGGACTGATAGCCCGGCACCATGCTGGCTACTTTCCTGGACATGCCAGCGGGCCAGCCAGTCTGGTCTGCCAGCCAGTACAGCCAGATAAAGCCCGCCGCCGCAGTAAAGACGATGACCGAGAACCAATCCACAGCGTTGATGGCGCTGCGTTTCATGGTCGGCAAACCAAAGGCGGCAAGTATTGCCAGTGCGGGCAGTATCGGTAAGAGTATGGCTTCTTCAGACTGATGGTTGAAGATGCCGAGCACGGCAAAACAGATCAGAAAGCTGACTGGCAATGAGATATGCAGGGCTTTCTCTTGTTTGCGCCAGGCATAGATTGCCCAGGCTGCAAATGGCCAGGCGGGCCAGCTAAACCAGATACCATAGCGGAACAGGTAGCTGACGCTGTCTGTATTGGGGAAATTGAACTGACGGTAGTTCCACAACATCCATGCCTGGTAAGGCGAGCTGTCATAAGGATGCGCCAGGTTGATGGTGATGAGCCAGGCGCCTGCAATGGCAATCGCCACAGGCAGGCAGGTGTTGATCAGGTATATCAGCGGCTGGCGCTGCTGGCGGTAAGCGCAGACTGCCAGCAGGCTGGTCCATAGACCAGTTGGCAATACCCAGCCACGAGTTAATACCAGCAAGCCTAAGATGCCACCGATTTTTGCGGCGGTAAGCCTGGCAGGTTCGTCGAGCAGCCGTACGCACATATACAGGGTGCAGGCGATCAGGGATATCTGCAGTGCTTCTGCACTGGTTTCATGGCTGCGCAGCAGGAGGCCAAGGCAGCCGAGGTAAATCAGCAAGGCGCCGTCAGCGAGGGTGCGGCCAAAATCGCGTGCTTCTGGCTGGCCACCAAAGGCCAGTTTCAATGGCTGGGCTTCTGGCCTTCGGCCCAGCAGGTAAGTGGCATACCAGACCGAGAGTGAACCTAGTAGGAAGCAGATGCCGGTACTCAGGCGGGCGGCCATGGGTTCGCCCACGAGCCAGCCAAATAATTTAATGCAGATGGCACCGAGCCAGAAAGCCAGCGGGCCTTCTTCTGGCATGGGCAGGCCGACGATGTGCGGCCACAACCAGTCTGCCAGGTTGCCATGTGCCATGGTCCACATGATGCCAAAGCCAGCGGCATCGTCGCCTTTCCATGGGTCACGGCCTATCAGGCCGGGCAGGATATACAGGAGACAGAGGGCGATGATTCCCCAGCGCGGTAGCGCAACTGTTGCGGCAGCAGGAAGTCGGACTGGCTTCATATCTGGGTGGTGGAGGGAAAGGATGCTTATTGTAGGGTAAAGCTGTAGTAAAAAAGGCAGCCTGGGCTGCCTTTTTTACTAAAAACTCTTGGGAACCACAGACTGTCTTGCGTACTCTGCAATTTTGTATTAGCAGGGTTGCCTCTGCCAATGCATGAAACCGTGCTGTGTTTCCCTTGCCGATTAGTTGGCGACAGAAGTCTTGGAACCGACTTTGCCGAACTTTTGGCGGAATTTTTCAACGCGACCGGCCGTATCCACGATTTTGTGTTTGCCAGTGTAGAAAGGATGAGATTCTGCAGAAACCTCGATCTTTACCAGTGGGTATTCTTTACCTTCAAACTCACCTTTGTCTTTGGTGCCGATAGTTGAACGTGTGATGAATTTGAAATCGCAAGATACGTCGTGGAACAGAACTTCGCGATAATTTGGGTGGATGCCGTCTTTCATGCTTGCCTCAAGATAGTGTAGGTAGCCAATAAGCACTTCGTCGGTCGTCTTGCTTCTTGACCCGATTGCATTATCACTTGCCAAAGGTTAAATAATTGTCTGGATTTTGGACGCCCAAAATGCCAAGCCGATGATTATACAATGAAAATTGGGAGTTTTGCGATGGGATGTTGTCGGAGTTGGGGGCCTATTGTAGAGAAATTTGAGGTGGATAAGGTTGGCTTGAGTGAGATTGCGTTATTTATTTAATATGTTTCTATCCTTTTTTGCCGCGACTTTTCCTAGCTTGCTACGAACGCCACTGGTGCGCCAGCCCGGTAGGTTTCTGCCTGCGCAGGAGCGACGAATTTGAGGGTGGTCTCTTTGCATGAGCTTCTGGATATCTTCGATTTTTCTCAGTCTTTCTCTGTGATAGCTCTGTGTCTCTGTGTTGGGAGGTCTTGAATTTAAAGAACCATAGACTATCAGACCCATAATCACCCCTAACTTGATAAAATCCCCATTTTTGCACCAAATCCTGAAGGAAAAACATGACGACGAGCTATCTGGGTATGAGTTCGATGTTGCATACCATTGAAGTCGCCGGGATACTGGCTTTTGCCAGTTCGGGATTTATTGAGGCGCGGCGCAAGCGTATGGATGTGGTGGGAGTGTTCACCGTGGCCTTCATCACGGCCTTTGGTGGCGGCACCCTGCGTGATCTGCTATTGGACAGGCGGCCCTTGTTCTGGGTGGAGAATCAGGAATACCCTATCCTGATCTTTGTCATGTCGATTATCGCCATCCCGTTTTTGCGGCATTTACGTAATGCCGTGACTGAAAACGCCATTGTCCTGGCCGATGCCTTAGGGCTGGGTCTGTTCAGTGTGACCGGAGCATCCCTGGCGCAAGAAGCGCAGATGCCCATGTTTGTCTGCGTGATGATGGGGGTTATTACGGGGATTTTTGGTGGAGTTTTGCGCGATATTATCTGCAATGAAATACCGTTGGTGTTCCGCCGCAGCCACTTATATGCGACCTGTGCGTTTGCCGGTTGCTGGACCTACCTGATACTGAACTGGCTGGAGCTCAATGAAGGTGTAGCCCTGTGGTTTGGTGTGGGCATCTGTTTCGTACTGCGCATGATGGCAGTACGGTTTGACTGGAAATTGCCGGTCTAGCCAGGTTTTGCCTGGCCTTGCCTAGTCCTGGTTGTTGACGACCAGTTGCAGGCCGCATTCTTTTTCTGCTGGTCTGGCTTTTTTCAGGGGCGGGCGGGCGACCAGGCCTGCCAGGAACATGTCTATCATGTCTTCTGCGTGCAGCATCAGGCAATAGGCGGATGAGTCTTCCAGCCATTCATGGACTATGCCTATGACGTAGGCGTGGATGGCCTGCATAGCGATCCAGGTGTCGGTGTCAGGATGCAGTTGTCCCTGGTCAACCGCCTGCTGGACCATGGCCTGCACTTTGGACAGGCATTCAACCCGTTTTTCACTTTCGGCGCTGAAGAAGATCAGGTCACTGTTCTTTTCGCAGCGATGAAAAATGATGTCAAACACATTTTGCTGGCGTGCATTACCGGTGACGAGGTTGAGGAAGTGGACGTTTAATTGCCTGATGCCTGCCAGCGGGTCCTTGTGTGGCGTGGAGACTATCTCGTTGAGCAACGCTTCCATGGGCAGGAAGGCGCGGTCGCACATGGCCTGGAACAGGGCGTTCTTGTCCTTGAAGTGCCAGTAGATGGCGCCGCGCGTCATGCCTGCTGCGCTGGCAACATCATTGAGTGTGGTACTGGTGACACCTTTTTCGGCGAACACTTTTTCTGCCGCGTCTAGCAGAGTATTATAAGTTTCCTGTGCTTCTTCTTTCGTCTTCCTGACCATTTTGTTTCCTTTGTGTACGCGGCCAATTTTTATCGCGACGTACAAATTTTTTTGCTGTCTCTTCGTTATTGTATGTGATCACTGCAGGGTGAAAAGCGCTGAAAGCCTGAGGCTCGCTACTAATCACACTGCGTGAGTAAGACATGTATTCCGGTTATACCGTTTTTATGTTTTTAAAACCTGCATTGTTACGCATTGATACTGCTCTACATTTAAAAAATCGACCTGTTGCAGATCAAATCTGTTGCCTCGCAGCAGAAATTTATTGTCTGCTTTATACTTGTTTACTTGCCTGTCTTGCCAGCCTCTATCAACCCTCGGGATCGGGATGTCATGAGGCTTTCATCAGGCTGCTTTATAAAGCATTTAAATACCGCGCTTGTCATTCATGCTGCTAATGACTGCAAACAATTCTTGTTAATTTGAACACGACTCACGAAGAGTCATATAAATATAGCCCAAGAGAAACTGCACCATTAGGCGCTGGTTTTTCATAGGTAAGCATCAATTCAGATCTCACCCAAATCCCTGTTTTACCGTAGGGCTGTTTAAAAACTTTATTTACAAACATTCGTGAATGTATATAATAGCACACCGCCTTTCCTTTTAGAAGAAAGAATCTCCTATGCGCTCCCCTGTAAAACCAATAACAAATGTATTTAAGCTAACTTCAGTGACTAGTCAGATGACACAGGCTTTGCCTGCTTTGCGTATTGCTGCTATCAGCCTGCCTTTGCTGGTGCTGGCCGCCTGTGGCGATAAAGGGGCTGCCAATGCTGCCGGCCCAGGCAAGATGCCGCCGCCAGAAGTGAATGTCGTTACCGTGCAGCCACGTAACCTGGGCATGGACTTTGAATATGCGGCGCAAACCGCAGGTTCACGCGAAACTGAAGTACGGGCCCGCGTCGCTGGTATCCTGGAAAACCGCCTGTATGAAGAAGGTTCTCGTGTTAAAGCTGGCACAGTCCTGTTCCAGATCGACCAGGGTGCTTACCGCACGCAACTGGCCTCTGCTGAAGCGTCTGCTGGCGTGGCAGAAGCCAAACTGAACCAGGCCAAACGCGAATTTGCCCGCCTGACACCACTGGCAGCAGAAAAAGCCATCAGTCAGAAAGAATTTGACGATGCCAAGTCTGCACTGGAAACAGCAGAAGCCAGCTACAAGCAAGTGCAGGCCCAGGTGAATGAAGCCAAACTCAATCTGGGTTATACCCGTGTTGTGGCACCGATTGATGGTGTGACTGGTGTTGCTGCCAAATCAAACGGTAGCCTGGTGACAGCAGCAGACAGTTTGCTGACCACCATCGTGCAAACTGATCCTGTGTATGTCAACTTCAGCGTACCGGAAGCCGATTACCTGAAACTGAGCAAGGACGTAGGCGCAGGCAAGATCGCCTTGCCTGGCAAGAAAACCAATAACGGTAGTCTGGCGTTTGATGTGCAACTGAAACTGGCGGATGGCAGTACAGCCCCGGTCACCGGCAAGATGAACTTTGTCAGCGAAAAAGTGAACCCGGCTACCGGCGGTTTTGATGCCCGTGCCCAGGTGCCTAATCCTGATGGCACATTGCGCCCAGGCCAGTTTGTACGCGTGATACTCAGCGGTGCTACCCGTAGTGCTGCCATTGCGATACCTCAGCGTGCTGTGATTGACAGCCCTATGGGTAAGATCGTATTTACGGTGTCGCCAGATAACAAGCTGGTACCAAAACCGGTTGAGCTGGATGGCTGGTCCCATGGTGAATGGATAGTGACCAAGGGTTTGCAAGGTGGCGACCGCGTATTGGTGGATGGTTTCATCAAAGCGCATGATCCTGGCATGACGGTAACGCCAATCGCGATTACGGCCAATGCTGCAGCCCAGGCTGCACCAGCGGGTGCGCCACCAGGTGCTCCTGCTGCCGGTGGCAAACCACCTGCCGCCAGTGCATCTGCTTCAGCACCTGCAGCATCTGCCGCATCTGCAACACCGGCTGCCAGCGCAGGGGAAAAACACTAAGCCCGTATCTTCAAGCCAAAGTATCAAGCTGAAAATCCGCTGCATAACAAAGCTAAGGCTACAAGGAATAATTCATGTTCTCAAAATTTTTCATTAACCGGCCGATCTTCGCGACAGTTTTATCGCTGATCATCGTGCTGGCCGGTCTGGCCGCCTTGCGCGTCCTGCCGATTTCGCGCTACCCGGAGATTTCTCCGCCGGTAGTGAATGTGACGGCGGTCTATCCAGGTGCATCTGCCGAGGTGGTTGAGCGCACTGTTGCTGGCCCTATCGAAGAACAGATCAACGGCGTGGAACACATGCTGTATATGGACTCTGTTTCTTCTGCTGACGGTCGTGTATCGATCAACGTCACTTTTGAGGTTGGTACCAATCTCGATATCGCGGCGGTGAACGTTAATAATCGTGTGCGTCAGGCTGATGCCAAGTTGCCGCAAGAAGTACGCCGCCAGGGTGTGACGGTCTCCAAGAGTTCGTCCAACTTCCTGGTCGTTGCTGCGCTGTTCTCGCCAGATAACCGCTACGACGCGCTGTACTTGTCCAACTATGCAACCCAGAATGTGCTGGATGCATTGAAGCGTGTGCCAGGTACCACCAATATCCAGATTTTCGGTGCCAAGGATTATGCGATGCGTATCTGGATGCGTCCTGACCGCATGGCACAACTGGGTGTGACGGTTGCCGATATCTCGAACGCGATTACTGAGCAAAATGCGCAGTATGCTGCAGGTAAAGTAGGCGCACCACCAAACAATACCGAAGAACTGACGATGACAGTGACAGCCAAGGGCCGTTTGCTGGAACCATCTGAGTTTGCCAATATCATCATCAAATCTGCCAAGGGTGGTTCTGCCATCCGTATCAGTGATGTAGCACGTGTTGAACTGGGTTCCAAGGATTACAACCTGTATGGCCGCGTCAATGGTCACCCATCTGCGAATATCGGTGTGTTCTTGCAGACTGGCGCAAATGCGCTGGAAACCCGCAAGGCGGTAGAACAAACCCTGAAAGACCTGAAAGCCAAGTTCCCTGAAGGTATGGAATACGCTACGCCGTATGACACAACACCTTTCGTGACAGAATCGATTGCCGAGGTGTTGAAAACCCTGGGCGAAGCGATGGTGCTGGTGTTCATCGTGGTATACCTGTTCCTGCAAAGCTGGCGCGCGACTATCATCCCTACGCTGGCTGTACCGGTATCGCTGATTGGTACCATGGCTGGTCTGCATTTGCTGGGTTACAGCATCAACACGCTGACCTTGTTCGGTATGGTGCTGGCGATTGGTATTGTGGTCGATGATGCGATCGTGGTGCTGGAAAACGTTGAGCGCTTGATCAATGAAGAAGGCATGACACCAAAAGATGCAGCGATTGAAGCCATGCATGAAGTGACTGGTCCGGTTATCGCGATTGTGCTGGTATTGGTTGCAGCGTTTGGCCCTATCGCTTTCCTCGGTGGTCTGGCGGGTGAATTGTATCGTCAGTTCTCGGTCACGATTTCTATCGCTGTGGTCTTGTCCGGTATCGTTGCCCTGACGTTGACACCAGCTTTGTGCGCGATCCTGCTCAAGCCAGGTTCAGAAAATCATAACCGTTTCTTCACCTGGTTTAATGCTGCTTTCCTGCGTTTGACCAAGCGTTACACCA
It encodes the following:
- a CDS encoding glycosyltransferase family 39 protein encodes the protein MKPVRLPAAATVALPRWGIIALCLLYILPGLIGRDPWKGDDAAGFGIMWTMAHGNLADWLWPHIVGLPMPEEGPLAFWLGAICIKLFGWLVGEPMAARLSTGICFLLGSLSVWYATYLLGRRPEAQPLKLAFGGQPEARDFGRTLADGALLIYLGCLGLLLRSHETSAEALQISLIACTLYMCVRLLDEPARLTAAKIGGILGLLVLTRGWVLPTGLWTSLLAVCAYRQQRQPLIYLINTCLPVAIAIAGAWLITINLAHPYDSSPYQAWMLWNYRQFNFPNTDSVSYLFRYGIWFSWPAWPFAAWAIYAWRKQEKALHISLPVSFLICFAVLGIFNHQSEEAILLPILPALAILAAFGLPTMKRSAINAVDWFSVIVFTAAAGFIWLYWLADQTGWPAGMSRKVASMVPGYQSSFSVFAFIIALAATVAWFRLVYWRISRQPAVLWRAVVLSSGGVILCWLLIQSLGLPWVNQKVSYAPLAKELAQKVPANMGCIQAHIGPSQRASFAYFGKLQFAGFSDHDCQLLLVQNSKKSRNEPALPAEYKQEQWTVLWSGHRAADNDELFTLYQRKQQ
- a CDS encoding type B 50S ribosomal protein L31, giving the protein MKDGIHPNYREVLFHDVSCDFKFITRSTIGTKDKGEFEGKEYPLVKIEVSAESHPFYTGKHKIVDTAGRVEKFRQKFGKVGSKTSVAN
- a CDS encoding trimeric intracellular cation channel family protein — protein: MTTSYLGMSSMLHTIEVAGILAFASSGFIEARRKRMDVVGVFTVAFITAFGGGTLRDLLLDRRPLFWVENQEYPILIFVMSIIAIPFLRHLRNAVTENAIVLADALGLGLFSVTGASLAQEAQMPMFVCVMMGVITGIFGGVLRDIICNEIPLVFRRSHLYATCAFAGCWTYLILNWLELNEGVALWFGVGICFVLRMMAVRFDWKLPV
- a CDS encoding TetR family transcriptional regulator, with the translated sequence MVRKTKEEAQETYNTLLDAAEKVFAEKGVTSTTLNDVASAAGMTRGAIYWHFKDKNALFQAMCDRAFLPMEALLNEIVSTPHKDPLAGIRQLNVHFLNLVTGNARQQNVFDIIFHRCEKNSDLIFFSAESEKRVECLSKVQAMVQQAVDQGQLHPDTDTWIAMQAIHAYVIGIVHEWLEDSSAYCLMLHAEDMIDMFLAGLVARPPLKKARPAEKECGLQLVVNNQD
- a CDS encoding efflux RND transporter periplasmic adaptor subunit produces the protein MTSQMTQALPALRIAAISLPLLVLAACGDKGAANAAGPGKMPPPEVNVVTVQPRNLGMDFEYAAQTAGSRETEVRARVAGILENRLYEEGSRVKAGTVLFQIDQGAYRTQLASAEASAGVAEAKLNQAKREFARLTPLAAEKAISQKEFDDAKSALETAEASYKQVQAQVNEAKLNLGYTRVVAPIDGVTGVAAKSNGSLVTAADSLLTTIVQTDPVYVNFSVPEADYLKLSKDVGAGKIALPGKKTNNGSLAFDVQLKLADGSTAPVTGKMNFVSEKVNPATGGFDARAQVPNPDGTLRPGQFVRVILSGATRSAAIAIPQRAVIDSPMGKIVFTVSPDNKLVPKPVELDGWSHGEWIVTKGLQGGDRVLVDGFIKAHDPGMTVTPIAITANAAAQAAPAGAPPGAPAAGGKPPAASASASAPAASAASATPAASAGEKH